The following DNA comes from Bacteroidia bacterium.
CCATGATGTATCTGGTTAAAACTCCGCCATTTATACCTTTACTCTTCCCTAAATATTGGTGGCAGCTTCCTGCTAAAACCAAAGAACTGTATTTAACCTTTGATGACGGCCCTACTCCAAACGTAACGGAATGGGTGCTAAAAGAGTTAGCTCGCTATCAAGCGAAGGCTACTTTTTTTTTGGTTGGTAATAACGTTTCAAAGTTTCCGGAAATTACTCGCCAGATTATTTCTGAAGGCCATGAGATAGGAAACCACACCTACACTCATTTACATGGCTGGAAAGCACATCCAGAAAAATATCTGGAGGAAATCAACCGAACAAATGATGTCATTTATCAAACTACGGGAAGAATACCTACTCTTTTCAGGCCACCTTACGGCAAATTTAGCCGATTCGCCAGACCGGCAATTTTACAACGCCACCAAATTGTTATGTGGGATGTTTTACCCGGAGATTTTGATCCAACTATTTCTTCGCAAATGTGCTTGTCTAATGCACTTACCCATATCAAAGCCGGTGCAATTTATGTTTTACACGACAGTTTAAAGTGCCAACACAAGATAGAATACGTTCTTCCTAAGTTGTTAGACACCATCTATGAGCGCGGGCTTACCAGTGAAACTTTGCCTATCCCAAGTTTTTTGCCCGAAGCTATAACAGCATAGTCAAATAAAACTCAACCGATTATTGTAAATCAACAGTTGCCGAGAAATAGGCTAATCTCCCGATTTTTGGGCCACCATATACTTGATACTGAGCATTATTCAGCAAGTTAGATGCACCCAACTTAAAAGTTGTTTTCAGCTTGTTATCACGGTAGTTAACTTGAGCATCTACTAAGTCATAAGTGGGTACGTATCCGGTAAATTGCGGAGAACCTTCAAATAAAAATCCTTCAACCCATTTATAGTTAACACTAAAACCTACGTTGCGAATATTTATTTTTCCCATTTTTAGCTGAAATTCACGGCCAGAAACGCCTATGTTGAACTTATGTTTAGGAGTGTTAAAAGCCGGTATGATTGGGTCGATAGAACCTAAGCGATCTAAGACATTGTAAGAATAATTTCCATTAACGGAATAGTGCTGTTTGAAAAAATAGGTTGTAGCTATGGAAAACCCGTTGGTAACAACCATATCATCTGTATTTGCAGAAACCCGATAAACAGTAATTGGTCTATTTACATTTGGATCTCGGGAAGGAGCAGTGCTTACTAAGCGGTAGCCTAAAAAGTCGTAGTACCAACTCATATAGGCACTTGCATCAATGAATAAATGGCCAAAAAGTGTTCCTTTGTATCCTATTTCTATAGAACGGACTCTTTCCGGACGTACACGTTTGATTTTGGCAAATTCAAGCGTATCATAGTTAAACGCAGAATTATAAAAATTAACCAATGAAGATAACGTAACCAAGGTATCCACTCCCTCAATATTTCCAATTAAAATAGCTCGACCTACGTTGTAGTAAAGGTATTGGTCTTGTAAGGTAGGATTTCTTAACGCAGAAGAGAAAGAAAGGCGGAAATTGTGGTTTTTGCGGATACTGTAAACAGCTGAGGCTGCAGGAGAAAATAAAGTGTTAAAATTCCGATTTTTATCTATCCGAAGGGCTATATTGACTTTCAATCTATCTGCGAGAAATTTTTTCTCGGCGGTAATGAAGCTGCCGATTTCATCGTTGGTGATTTTCTTTCCGCTGGTATCACTGAATATTGTTCCCTGAGAATTCGGAAGATATAGTCTGTAGTTTACCCCAACTTTTATTTCGGCAAACTTGGGGGTAAATTTATATTCTCCCATGATGTGGGCAAGGGCGGATTTATCCCAAAAACGAGATCCGCCGCCGATAAATGTTGTGTTATTTATTATTCTGTTAAACTCTCGGACGAACTCTGGAGTGCCGGGTTGTAGGCGGGGAAGGCCACCAAATAGCGGATTTCCAATACCATCAGCATAGTTCCGAGCAAGTTGATGCCAAATTAATAGTGAATCATAGTTAGCTCCTAAGACTGAGTCAGCAATATGCAGGTTGGTCGTTTGTCCGGGCTGGTCAAATACCGGAACACCGGGCATACCCGGCAACTGCCGAATGCGTGGATACATACGACTCCAGTAATTAGAATAATCTTGCGACCAGAAGTTATCACTTTTAGAGTATCGTTCAAGAAGTAAAGCTGTAAAAACAGCATCATAAGACCGGCCGGCATCTTCTTGGGTCGTATAAGCACGAACCATAAATTTATCCCCCTTAAACTCCAAACGATGCTGCTGGAAAATAATATCTTTCAAACTATAACGGTTATCCCCTTGATAAACAGTAGTTCCTGTTCCAAAATTATAGCTGTAAATAAGTTCTGTTTTAGCTGTTGGTTTAAAGTAAGCGGCAGCAGCTAACTTGATAGAGCGGGTGTTATAGTCCACTAAGTCTTTTTCTAAGTATCCAGTACGGTGGTAAATATTCAGGCCGGGGAAGTTTCTCCGGCCATAATTATCCGAAAAATTATTCGCACCTGTGGTTATGTTTTCGTCCCCATAACGATTTACAGCATCATATCCTCCGGGATTGTTAGTTCCTGCTAATGACTGAGTTGTTGGAGCCATATTGTCAGCCATCCAATCGTATGCCTTCATTAAAGAATAATTAAACTTAAATCCCCACTTAGCATCTCCGGCTGAATTATTGATAACGAATGCGTGCCTAACTACAATTTCGGTTAAATCCCGTTCACCTACTTTTACCATTGCAGAAAAGCCGGGATGTAAAAACGGACTTTTGGTAGTCATATTTACTACTCCGTTAAAGGCATTAGGTCCATATTGGGCAGAACTAGCCCCAACGACCAATTCAACACTTTGAACATCCAATTCCGAAGCTCCCATAAAATTTCCCAACGAAAAATTTAAGCCAGGAGCCTGATTATCAACTCCGTCTATTAACTGTAAAGAACGAACCGGGCGTGTACTGTTAAATCCCCGTGTGTTGATAATCTTAAATCCTAAACTCGATGCCGTTAAATCTACTCCCTTTAAATTGGCTAACCCTTCATAGAAATTTGCCGCAGGGGTTTCTTTTATTCCGATAACATCCATAGACTCTACGGTAAGTGGAGATTCTTTTTGCTTTTCGGTAATACGTGTATCTACAATGACTACTTCCGGCCCTACGGATTCTACCTCAAGCATTTCTGCAACAACCGGCTTCGCAGCAGTTGTAACATTAACTTCAAGTTGCTGATAACCAACATAATGAAAAACCAAAACAACTGGAAATTTATCAGTGTAGTTTAATTTGAACTTTCCGTCTGCATCAGACATTGTGCCGACTTGGCTATTTTTTACCATAATTCGCGCTCCGATGAGTGCCTCGCCGGTAGTTTTGTCTTTTACCAAGCCGGTGATTGTTTGGGCATAGCCAACTGTAACCCCAGCTAACCACACACACCAAAGCAATCGTGTTAAAATCCGCACAACTGAACCCATGCCGCGAAATTAACAATATGCGCGAATTAAACTACGAATAGAAACTCAAGAAAAATTAGATACAGCACTCACAAGTAACAATCCCCAGTTTTTTCAACTACCTAAGATAGTTGTTGGAAAAAATTTTGCATTTATCTTGTCTTTATTTTATCTTTGCGCCTGAAAGCTATTGTGTATCATGAAAAAAGTCCTAATTATTGCGTTGACGTGTGCGTGGTTTGTAGCAGGCATCTCATCTGTTTTTTCCCAGAGAGGAAAGGGATATACTTATTTTAGTGTTGGCCCTTCACTTGGAACCACTAACTATAAAGGAGATTTAGATGATGACTTTACCCTTAAATTTACGAAGTTTGGCTTAGGTGCAATGGGTTACTATCAATTTCATCCGCATATG
Coding sequences within:
- a CDS encoding TonB-dependent receptor; the encoded protein is MGSVVRILTRLLWCVWLAGVTVGYAQTITGLVKDKTTGEALIGARIMVKNSQVGTMSDADGKFKLNYTDKFPVVLVFHYVGYQQLEVNVTTAAKPVVAEMLEVESVGPEVVIVDTRITEKQKESPLTVESMDVIGIKETPAANFYEGLANLKGVDLTASSLGFKIINTRGFNSTRPVRSLQLIDGVDNQAPGLNFSLGNFMGASELDVQSVELVVGASSAQYGPNAFNGVVNMTTKSPFLHPGFSAMVKVGERDLTEIVVRHAFVINNSAGDAKWGFKFNYSLMKAYDWMADNMAPTTQSLAGTNNPGGYDAVNRYGDENITTGANNFSDNYGRRNFPGLNIYHRTGYLEKDLVDYNTRSIKLAAAAYFKPTAKTELIYSYNFGTGTTVYQGDNRYSLKDIIFQQHRLEFKGDKFMVRAYTTQEDAGRSYDAVFTALLLERYSKSDNFWSQDYSNYWSRMYPRIRQLPGMPGVPVFDQPGQTTNLHIADSVLGANYDSLLIWHQLARNYADGIGNPLFGGLPRLQPGTPEFVREFNRIINNTTFIGGGSRFWDKSALAHIMGEYKFTPKFAEIKVGVNYRLYLPNSQGTIFSDTSGKKITNDEIGSFITAEKKFLADRLKVNIALRIDKNRNFNTLFSPAASAVYSIRKNHNFRLSFSSALRNPTLQDQYLYYNVGRAILIGNIEGVDTLVTLSSLVNFYNSAFNYDTLEFAKIKRVRPERVRSIEIGYKGTLFGHLFIDASAYMSWYYDFLGYRLVSTAPSRDPNVNRPITVYRVSANTDDMVVTNGFSIATTYFFKQHYSVNGNYSYNVLDRLGSIDPIIPAFNTPKHKFNIGVSGREFQLKMGKINIRNVGFSVNYKWVEGFLFEGSPQFTGYVPTYDLVDAQVNYRDNKLKTTFKLGASNLLNNAQYQVYGGPKIGRLAYFSATVDLQ
- a CDS encoding polysaccharide deacetylase family protein, whose translation is MMYLVKTPPFIPLLFPKYWWQLPAKTKELYLTFDDGPTPNVTEWVLKELARYQAKATFFLVGNNVSKFPEITRQIISEGHEIGNHTYTHLHGWKAHPEKYLEEINRTNDVIYQTTGRIPTLFRPPYGKFSRFARPAILQRHQIVMWDVLPGDFDPTISSQMCLSNALTHIKAGAIYVLHDSLKCQHKIEYVLPKLLDTIYERGLTSETLPIPSFLPEAITA